From a region of the Sandaracinaceae bacterium genome:
- a CDS encoding DUF924 family protein — protein sequence MDEQIEQILDFWFGEPPEGEERPSGHELWWQKSARVDRLIEKRFGKLVEKARSGALDGWTSSAKGRLAVILLLDQFGRNIYREQPEAYLGDPKALELCYDGLDEAMDRALTTPQRCFFYMPMMHAEDVDAQLACVETFQELVAETSGEDKEMAESFLRHAEQHRDVVERFERFPTRNAILGRQSSSEESAYLQQSGAL from the coding sequence GTGGACGAGCAGATCGAGCAGATCCTGGACTTCTGGTTCGGCGAGCCCCCCGAAGGCGAGGAGCGACCCAGCGGGCACGAGCTGTGGTGGCAGAAGAGCGCCCGCGTCGACCGACTCATCGAGAAGCGGTTCGGCAAGCTGGTCGAGAAGGCGCGCTCGGGCGCGCTCGACGGCTGGACCTCCAGCGCGAAGGGCCGCCTCGCGGTGATCCTGCTCCTCGACCAGTTCGGGCGGAACATCTACCGAGAGCAGCCCGAGGCCTATCTCGGAGATCCGAAGGCCCTCGAGCTCTGCTACGACGGCCTGGACGAAGCGATGGACCGCGCGCTCACCACGCCGCAGCGCTGCTTCTTCTACATGCCGATGATGCACGCCGAGGACGTCGACGCGCAGCTCGCCTGCGTCGAGACCTTCCAGGAGCTCGTGGCCGAGACGTCCGGTGAAGACAAGGAGATGGCCGAGTCCTTCCTCCGCCACGCCGAGCAGCACCGAGACGTCGTCGAGCGCTTCGAGCGCTTCCCCACCCGCAACGCCATCCTCGGTCGCCAGTCCAGCTCGGAGGAGTCCGCCTACCTCCAGCAGTCCGGCGCGCTGTAG